The following coding sequences lie in one Octopus sinensis unplaced genomic scaffold, ASM634580v1 Contig14207, whole genome shotgun sequence genomic window:
- the LOC115230053 gene encoding short-chain collagen C4-like: MYRGDKKENRFLSKKSLDDKVVHTPKSEMNRVMLFFFSQNHFHYQKCLDDKDVHTPRPGPGALYTRWGRTKCPRNSSLVYDGVVGGTAWNETGGGSNLLCLPNDPIWANYNGGVTHWGHIYGSEYQTYSSAKKYFSFANAESLHDHNVPCAVCLTRQPAVVMMLPARTKCYPGWTAEYSGYLMTEHYSHKGRHEYVCVDYAPEADPAGYRDEDGASLYFVRGICGSLPCPPYVYGRVLTCVVCSKY; encoded by the exons AAAGCGAAATGAATCGggtgatgttattttttttttcacagaaccaTTTCCATTACCAGAAATGTCTTGATGATAAAGATGTTCACAcgccaa GACCCGGTCCGGGAGCCTTGTATACCCGGTGGGGTAGAACAAAATGTCCACGTAATTCCAGTCTGGTATACGATG gtgtggTTGGTGGAACAGCGTGGAACGAAACAGGCggcggaagtaatctcttatGTCTACCTAACGACCCCATTTGGGCAAATTACAATGGAGGAGTAACACATTGGGGTCACATATATGGCAGTGAATATCAAACATATTCCTCTGCgaaaaaatacttttcttttgctaacgctgaatcacttcatgatcacaacgttccgtgcgctgtctgtttgacacgacaacctgctgttgttatgatgttaccagccaggacaaagtgttaccctggttggacagctgagtattcaggatatttgatgaCCGAGCATTATAGTCATAAGGgcagacatgaatatgtgtgtgtggattatgcaccagaagctgatccagcggGTTACAGAGACGAAGATGGAGCTTCATTATATTTTGTGAGGGGAatttgtggttcattgccatgtccaccgtatgtctaTGGTCGCGTattaacctgcgttgtgtgcagtaaatattga